From the Pirellulales bacterium genome, one window contains:
- a CDS encoding PVC-type heme-binding CxxCH protein has translation MAAWAVPTALYADGNRLTYLDAQDPYYASRDLPVLATPQWIGEPGVEAVVVLAIDDMRGHDKWEAYLRPIIERLKKIDGRAPVSIMTNDVRPDEPHLQQWLAEGLSLETHTKTHPCPLLAKGDLAASKKTFDDCVDQMAAIPRSKPVAFRMPCCDSLNTVSPRFFSEIFNSTTPAGNYLAIDSSVFQLFTANDPRLPRDRVLDGGGRERFRRYLPADRAFVNRIDDYPYPYVIGRLCWEFPCIVPSDWESFHLQGANSPRLVADLQAALDCAVAKQGTFTLVFHPHDWIKSEQIIELIDHAVSKHGGKVKFLNFREALERLEKNLLGGQSLRAAPQGGDNGVRLLDLDQDHYLDVVVGNDNLKQTRVWSPQSQRWIETEFPCELIARDSAGNHRDSCARFGVVRPDGAASVIVANDARRGAWTFRDGGWKQDDALLAGLSIVPAGRPSADASPVMTGVGGRDHGVRLRDLDRDGVCELIVGNDKQQAIFGFDAKQNAWHRLPFILPEGTAIVDDQGRDAGLRFVDVDEDAYDDVVFSNDDRYSLDLFHSIGTGWSRRVLVGKAGDSAAAIPRIVSGGTNNGAWFAAGHMYVVNERTDKIKELVDQRSFATWLKDIEPEAKSPAASLRALRARPGFTVDLVAAEPLLVDPVAFDWGPDGRLWVAEMRDYPTGMDADGKPGGVIKCLEDTDEDGHYDRATEFLTDVAFPNGVKVWRKGIIVTCAPDILYAEDTDGDGRADVREVLLHGFGEGNQQHRVNGLTFGLDNWLHCANGDSGGQIESTKTGDKVPLSFRDFRFQPDDGRIDLLLGQSQFTRVRDDAGNWFGCSNSEPLYQFVLEDRYLRRNRQVAAPNARIDVSAAPGAAPVFPLSRTLPRFNDLNVVNRFTSACGATVYRDDLFGAGFIGNSYVSEPVHNLVHREVMTRDGVRYTSRRADDEQQSEFLASSDNWFRPTMLRTGPDGALWVADMYRAVIEHPEYIPVDWQKRLNLRAGDDMGRIYRVYPVDRPPRKFARLDRLDIAGLVAALVSPNGWQRDMAQQMLVWRDDRAAVPLLKQLIVSEPVKPAEKDAASGPSTSVHALARVHALCTLDGLRAIDEDVLLAALEDTNATVRRHAIRLAEPWFARSPLVAKSVQQLADDTNEMVRLQLAYSLGEWADPRAGETLGAMAVADLDDVYISAAIVSSIGRPQLDGVVQAVLAKTQEKERPAELLQKLLTLATMFENHRSLVSLLAAVAVPQGAGYAGWQIDSLAGLLDTLDRKNLSLAKFRSDADAHVQAGLDRIRPMFAWARDTVKNEKAAEADRLAALALLARGFEDQQQDIDLLAGLLTPRSSAELQSATVAALARLDEPRIPTVLLAGWKGYGAELRGQVLDALLRRESSINALLDNVDSGQIHVQEIDASRRQRLREYRDKDVHARVDKLFASDTVSSRQAIIDQYRAGLATPGDATRGKAIFKKTCSVCHRLEDVGTAVGPDLAALTDKSSAALLVAILDPNRAVESKFVSYAAVTTAGLTYTGMLAAETGASITLVGQEGKQTTILRSDLEELAASGRSLMPEGMEKDIPPRDFADLIAYLSALRPPRRVFAGNEPKVVEPEGFRGEFWLLASDCEIYGDTLAYEPVYRNLGMWGSTTDHAVWTFDVKKAAKYVVRIDYACDEAVAGNPYQLTIGDTVFAGKVPSTGNWDTYRQLSLGRLSLKPGRYQVVLRPDGAIAGALMDLKSVRITPVGPD, from the coding sequence ATGGCCGCGTGGGCCGTGCCTACGGCGCTCTACGCCGACGGTAACCGGCTCACGTATCTCGACGCGCAAGATCCCTATTATGCCTCGCGCGATTTGCCGGTGCTGGCGACTCCGCAATGGATCGGCGAGCCGGGGGTCGAGGCCGTCGTCGTCCTGGCCATCGACGATATGCGCGGCCACGACAAATGGGAAGCCTATCTGCGGCCCATTATCGAACGGCTGAAAAAAATCGACGGCCGCGCACCGGTCAGCATCATGACCAACGACGTGCGCCCCGACGAACCGCACCTGCAGCAATGGCTGGCCGAAGGCCTGAGCCTGGAAACCCACACCAAGACGCACCCGTGCCCACTCTTGGCAAAGGGGGACCTGGCGGCGTCGAAAAAAACATTCGACGACTGTGTCGACCAAATGGCCGCTATCCCGCGCAGCAAGCCCGTGGCCTTCCGGATGCCGTGCTGCGATTCACTGAACACAGTCAGCCCGCGGTTTTTTAGCGAGATCTTCAACAGCACGACGCCGGCCGGAAACTACCTGGCGATCGACTCCTCGGTCTTTCAGTTGTTCACGGCCAACGATCCGCGGTTGCCGCGCGACCGCGTGTTGGACGGCGGAGGTCGAGAGCGGTTTCGCCGCTATTTGCCGGCGGATCGGGCGTTCGTCAATCGCATCGACGATTATCCCTATCCGTACGTGATCGGCCGCTTGTGTTGGGAATTCCCCTGCATCGTGCCGAGTGATTGGGAAAGTTTTCATCTGCAAGGCGCAAACAGTCCACGCCTGGTGGCGGATTTGCAAGCCGCCCTCGATTGCGCGGTCGCCAAGCAAGGCACGTTTACGCTCGTCTTTCATCCGCACGACTGGATCAAAAGCGAACAGATCATCGAGTTGATCGACCATGCCGTATCGAAGCACGGCGGCAAGGTGAAGTTTTTGAATTTCCGCGAGGCGCTTGAGCGGCTCGAGAAAAACCTGCTAGGAGGTCAGTCGCTGCGGGCCGCCCCTCAAGGGGGCGACAACGGCGTCCGGCTCTTGGATCTCGATCAGGATCATTATCTGGACGTTGTCGTCGGCAACGACAACTTGAAACAGACGCGGGTTTGGTCACCACAGTCGCAGCGCTGGATTGAAACCGAGTTTCCCTGCGAATTGATCGCGCGCGACAGCGCCGGCAACCATCGCGACAGTTGCGCTCGCTTCGGCGTCGTCAGGCCTGACGGCGCGGCATCGGTGATCGTTGCTAACGACGCGCGCCGCGGCGCCTGGACCTTTCGCGACGGAGGGTGGAAACAGGACGACGCGCTCTTGGCCGGCTTATCGATCGTTCCTGCCGGCCGCCCGTCCGCTGACGCCTCGCCGGTCATGACCGGTGTCGGCGGTCGTGACCATGGCGTACGTCTGCGCGATCTGGACCGCGACGGGGTTTGCGAATTGATCGTTGGCAACGACAAGCAGCAAGCGATCTTCGGGTTCGACGCGAAGCAAAACGCCTGGCACCGATTGCCGTTTATACTGCCTGAGGGAACCGCGATCGTCGATGACCAGGGGCGCGACGCCGGCCTGCGGTTCGTCGATGTCGATGAGGACGCCTACGACGACGTCGTTTTTTCCAACGACGATCGCTACAGCCTGGATCTGTTCCATTCGATCGGCACCGGCTGGTCGCGGCGCGTTCTGGTCGGCAAAGCCGGCGACAGCGCGGCCGCCATTCCGCGAATCGTTTCCGGCGGAACGAACAACGGAGCCTGGTTCGCTGCCGGACATATGTACGTCGTCAACGAGCGTACGGACAAGATCAAGGAGCTTGTCGACCAGCGTTCGTTCGCCACGTGGCTGAAGGACATCGAGCCCGAGGCCAAATCGCCGGCGGCTTCGCTCCGCGCGTTGCGCGCGAGGCCCGGCTTTACCGTAGATCTGGTCGCCGCCGAACCACTACTGGTCGATCCGGTGGCGTTCGATTGGGGGCCGGACGGCCGGCTATGGGTTGCCGAGATGCGCGACTATCCCACCGGCATGGATGCCGACGGCAAGCCCGGCGGCGTTATCAAATGCCTCGAAGACACCGACGAGGACGGCCACTACGACCGCGCCACCGAATTCCTGACCGACGTTGCCTTTCCGAACGGCGTCAAGGTTTGGCGCAAAGGAATCATCGTCACCTGCGCGCCCGACATTTTGTACGCCGAGGATACCGACGGCGACGGCCGCGCCGACGTGCGCGAAGTTTTGCTGCACGGCTTCGGTGAAGGGAACCAGCAGCATCGCGTGAATGGGCTGACGTTCGGCCTCGACAATTGGCTGCACTGTGCCAATGGCGACAGCGGCGGGCAAATCGAATCGACGAAGACCGGCGACAAGGTGCCGCTGAGCTTCCGCGATTTCCGTTTTCAGCCCGACGACGGTCGTATCGACTTATTGCTGGGTCAATCGCAGTTCACACGCGTGCGCGACGACGCCGGGAACTGGTTCGGCTGCTCGAATAGCGAGCCCTTATACCAGTTCGTGCTCGAAGATCGTTACCTGCGCCGCAATCGGCAGGTGGCGGCGCCCAACGCGCGCATCGACGTTTCGGCGGCACCTGGCGCCGCGCCGGTTTTCCCGCTCAGCCGCACGCTGCCGCGATTCAACGACCTGAACGTCGTAAACCGCTTCACATCGGCTTGCGGCGCTACCGTCTATCGCGACGACCTGTTCGGCGCCGGATTTATAGGCAACAGCTACGTTAGCGAGCCAGTTCACAACCTGGTACATCGCGAAGTGATGACCCGCGACGGAGTGCGCTACACCAGCCGGCGGGCGGACGACGAGCAACAGTCCGAGTTTCTGGCTTCGAGCGACAATTGGTTTCGCCCCACCATGCTGCGCACCGGGCCGGACGGGGCGCTGTGGGTGGCGGATATGTATCGCGCCGTGATCGAGCACCCCGAGTACATCCCCGTCGATTGGCAAAAGCGATTGAACCTGCGAGCCGGCGATGACATGGGACGCATCTATCGCGTCTACCCGGTCGATCGGCCGCCACGCAAATTCGCGCGGCTCGATCGGCTCGACATCGCCGGGCTGGTCGCGGCGCTTGTTAGTCCGAACGGTTGGCAGCGCGACATGGCGCAGCAGATGCTCGTCTGGCGCGATGACCGCGCGGCGGTCCCGCTCTTGAAGCAGCTGATCGTAAGCGAGCCCGTCAAGCCCGCAGAAAAGGACGCAGCATCGGGTCCTTCGACCAGCGTTCACGCTCTCGCGCGTGTGCACGCCCTATGTACGCTCGACGGGCTGCGGGCAATCGACGAGGACGTTCTGTTGGCCGCGCTTGAAGACACGAACGCCACGGTGAGGCGTCATGCGATACGCCTTGCCGAACCGTGGTTCGCGCGCTCGCCGCTCGTGGCCAAATCCGTGCAACAACTGGCCGACGACACGAATGAAATGGTTCGCCTGCAACTCGCCTACAGCCTGGGCGAATGGGCCGATCCGCGCGCAGGCGAAACGCTGGGCGCCATGGCCGTGGCCGATCTGGACGACGTTTACATTTCGGCGGCGATCGTCAGCTCCATCGGCCGGCCGCAACTCGACGGCGTCGTGCAAGCAGTCCTCGCCAAGACGCAGGAAAAAGAACGGCCCGCCGAACTGCTGCAAAAACTATTGACGCTGGCCACGATGTTCGAAAATCATCGATCGCTCGTGTCACTCTTGGCGGCCGTGGCCGTGCCACAAGGCGCCGGGTATGCGGGCTGGCAAATCGATTCGTTGGCCGGCCTGCTCGACACGCTCGATCGCAAGAACCTGTCGCTCGCCAAGTTTCGGAGCGATGCCGACGCGCACGTGCAGGCGGGTCTCGATCGGATTCGGCCGATGTTCGCTTGGGCGCGAGACACGGTCAAAAATGAGAAGGCCGCCGAGGCCGACCGGCTGGCGGCACTTGCGCTCCTGGCACGTGGCTTCGAGGATCAGCAGCAGGATATCGACCTCTTGGCGGGCCTGTTGACGCCGCGTTCAAGCGCGGAATTGCAGTCAGCGACCGTCGCCGCGCTTGCGCGGCTCGATGAGCCGCGCATTCCGACCGTGCTGTTGGCTGGGTGGAAAGGGTACGGCGCCGAGCTGCGCGGCCAGGTGCTCGATGCACTGCTGCGGCGCGAATCGTCGATCAACGCGTTGCTCGACAACGTCGATTCCGGCCAGATTCACGTGCAAGAGATCGACGCTTCGCGCCGGCAGCGCCTGCGCGAATATCGCGACAAAGACGTACACGCCCGCGTCGATAAATTGTTCGCCAGCGATACCGTCTCCAGTCGCCAGGCCATTATCGATCAATACCGGGCGGGCCTGGCAACGCCCGGCGATGCGACACGCGGAAAAGCGATCTTCAAGAAAACGTGTTCCGTGTGCCATCGTCTCGAAGACGTAGGCACGGCGGTCGGGCCAGACCTGGCCGCGCTTACCGATAAATCGAGCGCCGCCCTCTTGGTCGCGATCCTCGATCCGAATCGCGCCGTCGAAAGTAAATTCGTCAGCTACGCTGCCGTGACGACCGCGGGCCTGACGTACACGGGCATGCTTGCCGCGGAGACCGGCGCCAGCATCACGCTTGTCGGTCAGGAGGGAAAGCAAACCACGATTTTGCGCTCCGACCTGGAAGAGCTGGCCGCGAGTGGCCGATCGCTCATGCCCGAGGGGATGGAAAAGGACATCCCGCCACGCGACTTCGCCGACTTAATCGCCTATCTTTCGGCTTTGCGTCCACCGCGCCGCGTGTTCGCGGGCAATGAACCGAAAGTCGTCGAGCCCGAAGGCTTTCGCGGCGAGTTCTGGCTGCTGGCGAGCGACTGTGAAATCTACGGCGACACGCTCGCCTACGAACCGGTCTACCGTAACCTCGGCATGTGGGGAAGCACGACCGATCACGCTGTATGGACTTTTGATGTCAAGAAAGCCGCCAAGTACGTCGTGCGCATTGATTATGCATGCGACGAAGCCGTGGCCGGCAATCCCTATCAATTGACCATCGGCGACACCGTGTTCGCGGGCAAGGTACCCAGCACCGGTAACTGGGACACGTATCGTCAGTTGAGCTTGGGACGCCTCTCGCTCAAGCCCGGCCGGTATCAGGTCGTGCTACGTCCCGACGGCGCAATCGCCGGCGCCTTGATGGATCTCAAGAGCGTGCGCATTACGCCCGTTGGACCTGACTGA